In a genomic window of Microtus ochrogaster isolate Prairie Vole_2 unplaced genomic scaffold, MicOch1.0 UNK164, whole genome shotgun sequence:
- the LOC102002280 gene encoding olfactory receptor 18-like — MTVTCANGCEMQVRNCDWKPQECTECEGRHAPAISQPMHFKKQDDTMDSIMNSCTAMLLQACESPLITLRAGNKNVQNSTSVPEFHFIQLSEVPDLQPVLFGLFLFMYLLALFGNLIIILTVSSDSHLHTPMYFFLSNLSIVDIGFISTTVPRLIVDIQTHFQVISYVGCLTQMSLIIIFACMDDMLLTVMAYDRFVAICHPLHYQVIMNPNRCGALLLGSFLLSLAELLLHYVAILNFSNCEDFSEISNFFCDPSEVLKLVHLNPVINTIFIFSIGTLFGLLPMSGILFSYFKIVSSIIRTPSSSGKHKAFSTCGSHLSIVCLFYGTGVGLYLSSFLSHSPRNNALVSVMYTVVTPMLNPFIYSLRNKDIKTSLRKILSRTF; from the exons ATGACAGTGACCTGTGCAAATGGATGTGAGATGCAAGTAAGAAACTGTGACTGGAAGCCACAGGAGTGCACAGAATGTGAAGGGAGGCACGCGCCCGCTATCTCCCAG CCCATGCATTTCAAGAAACAAGATGACACCATGGACAGCATCATGAACTCTTGCACGGCTATGTTGTTACAAGCATGTGAATCACCACTGATCACACTGAGAGCTGG aaataaaaatgtacaaaactcAACATCTGTGCCAGAATTCCATTTTATTCAACTCTCAGAAGTTCCAGACCTACAGCCTGTTCTCTTCGGCCTCTTCTTGTTCATGTACCTCTTGGCCCTGTTTGGAAACCTGATCATCATCCTGACAGTAAGCTCTGACTCCcatctccacacacccatgtacttcttcctctccaaCCTGTCCATAGTTGATATTGGTTTCATCTCCACCACTGTTCCAAGGTTGATTGTGGACATCCAAACTCACTTCCAAGTCATCTCCTATGTGGGCTGCCTGACACAGATGTCACTGATTATAATTTTTGCCTGTATGGATGATATGCTTCTGACTGTGATGGCATATGATCGGTTTGTGGCCATCTGCCACCCTCTGCATTACCAGGTCATTATGAATCCCAATCGCTGTGGTGCTTTACTTCTAGGGTCTTTTCTTCTTAGCCTTGCAGAATTGCTGTTGCACTATGTGGCAATATTAAATTTTTCTAACTGTGAGGATTTTAGTGAAATCTCCAACTTCTTCTGTGATCCTTCTGAAGTACTTAAACTTGTTCATTTAAATCCTGTCATCAATACCATATTCATATTCAGTATAGGCACTCTCTTTGGGTTACTTCCTATGTCAGGAATCCTTTTCtcttactttaaaatagtttCCTCTATCATACGAACACCATCATCAAGTGGAAAGCACAAAGCCTTCTCTACCTGTGGGTCTCATTTGTCCATTGTTTGCCTGTTTTATGGAACAGGAGTAGGATTGTACCTCAGCTCCTTTCTGTCACATTCTCCAAGAAATAATGCACTAGTCTCAGTAATGTACACTGTGGTCACACCTATGTTGAATCCCTttatctacagcctgaggaacaaggaCATTAAAACTTCTTTGAGAAAGATTCTTAGCAGAACATTCTAA
- the LOC102001726 gene encoding LOW QUALITY PROTEIN: induced myeloid leukemia cell differentiation protein Mcl-1 homolog (The sequence of the model RefSeq protein was modified relative to this genomic sequence to represent the inferred CDS: inserted 2 bases in 1 codon): protein MAMDGMPRGELDGCEPEALGKRPAVLTLREXTVAADGSLPSTPPAEEEEEDELYRQSLEVISRYLQEQAAGAKDRKPLGRRALETLRRVGDGVQRNHETAFQGMLRKMDIKNEDDVKSFSRVMVRVFKDGVTNWGRIVTLISFGAYMTKHLKSINQENCIEPLAESITDVLVLSKRDWLVKQRGWDGFVEFFHVQDLGGRIRNVLLAFAGMAGVGAGLAYLIR from the exons ATGGCCATGGATGGCA TGCCGCGGGGGGAGCTGGACGGCTGCGAGCCCGAGGCGCTTGGCAAGCGGCCGGCCGTGCTGACTCTGCGGGA CACGGTGGCCGCTGACGGCTCGCTGCCCTCCACGCCGCCggccgaggaggaggaggaggacgagctGTACCGCCAGTCGCTGGAGGTCATCTCGCGCTACCTGCAGGAGCAGGCAGCTGGCGCCAAGGACAGGAAGCCGCTGGGCCGGAGGGCGCTGGAGACCCTGCGGCGCGTGGGCGACGGGGTGCAGCGCAACCACGAGACGGCCTTCCAGGGCATGCTTCGGAAAATGGACATTAAAAACGAAGACGATGTCAAATCTTTTTCTCGAGTGATGGTCCGTGTTTTCAAAGATGGCGTAACAAACTGGGGCAGGATTGTGACTCTTATTTCTTTCGGTGCCTATATGACCAAACATTTGAAGAGCATAAACCAGGAAAACTGCATCGAACCATTAGCAGAAAGTATCACAGATGTTCTTGTCCTATCAAAACGGGACTGGCTTGTCAAACAAAGAGGCTGGGATGGGTTTGTGGAGTTCTTCCACGTGCAGGACCTAGGAGGCCGCATCAGAAATGTGCTGCTGGCTTTCGCGGGTATGGCTGGAGTGGGGGCTGGGCTGGCCTATCTGATCAGATAG